The Faecalibacter bovis genome includes the window GATCGTATTAACTTTCAAGGTATTCAAGATGCAAGTCAAATTGTAGATGGAAAAATTAACGTTGTTAATCTTTGGAAAGATACAATCGAAGTTCAATTTGGTAAAGTAACAAAAGCAGCCGGTGAACATGCTTTTCAATCATTAAAAGCTGCAGCGCAATCTGTAACAGATGGTTTTACTGATGTTTTAGTAACTGCACCAATAAACAAAGATAACATCCAATCGGATGAATTTAAATTTCCTGGTCACACAGAATATTTAGGTGAAATTTGGGGTGGTTATCCACTTATGTTTATGGTGTCCGAGAAAATTAAAGTTGGTTTAGTTACTCAACATGTTCCAGTTTCTAAGATTGCACAAGGAATACATAAAAAATCTGTTTACAACAAGATTCAACAAATTCATAAAAGTTTAGTTGAAGATTATACGATTCAAAAACCTAAAATTGCAGTATTAGGATTAAATCCTCATGCAGGTGATAATGGATTATTAGGTTCTGAAGAGCAGGAAATTATAATTCCAGCAATCGAACGTTGCAAAAACGAAGATAAACTAGTTTACGGACCTTATTCTGCAGATAGTTTCTTTACATCAGATAATTTAGAAGTATTTGACGCAGTTTTAGCGATGTATCACGATCAAGGTTTAATTCCTTTCAAAACTATTGCGTTTGACGAAGGAGTAAACTATACAGCTGGTTTAAAATATGTTCGTACATCTCCAGATCATGGTGTTGCTTATAACATAGCAGGTAAAGGAATCGCAAACGAAGAATCTTTTAAAGAAGCAATTTATTTAGCTATAGAGTTATATAAAAATCGCTTAGATTACGCTGAATTAACTAATAATGTTCTTCAACATATTCCTTTAAAGTTAGAAAAAGGAGATAATAAAGAATAAAAAAATAAAATAACTAGTCAAAGGGTATTTATTTTAAATAAAATACATTATCTTTGCAAACCTTTTCGTGGTATGGACAAACTAAAAAATTACACCATAGTATTCTCTAGTTTACCTTTTGGGGTAACAGATTTTACTTACGAAATATCACAATCGTTCTTTGATTTGTTTGAAATTGAGACAGATTTTGACAATCCTGATATTAATGTTGATTTGGACTTTGAGAAAAATTCAACAATGTTAGAGCTATTTTTCAAAATAAATGGAAAAATAACTATACCATGTGATATAACAGGTGAAAATTTTGATCAAAAAATTTCGAATGAAGCCAAATTAATTGTTAAATTTGGCGACGAATTTGATGACACTGACAGTGAAATTTGGATTATTCCACGTGATGAATACGAATTAAACATAGCACAAGTATTATACGAGTTGATTATGTTATCACTTCCTGTTAAAAGAATTCATCCTGATGTTTTAGAAGGTAATATTGATCCTGAAATCTCTGATTTATTAGATGAGTACAGTATTTACGATATTAGCCAACTAGAAGATAATGATAATAACAACGATGACGATGACGACAATGATGACGATATCGACCCACGTTGGGCAAAATTAAAAGATTTAAAACCGTAGGGTTTTTAGTAATAATATATAAAGAAATAAAAAAAAAGTAGTTAGATATGGCACATCCTAAGAGAAGACAGTCGTCAACAAGAAGAGATAAACGTAGAACACACTACAAAATCGAAGCTCCACAATTAGCTATCGATTCTACTACAGGTGAAGCTCACTTATACCACAGAGCACACTGGTCTGACGGAAAATTATACTACAAAGGAAAAGTAGTATTAGAAAAAGTACAAGAAGTTACTGAATAATAGAGTCTTAGAAAGATTTTCAAGCTGTTTCTTAATAAAAGAAGCAGCTTTTTTATTTTTTTTGAATACCTTTGGTTAAAATTTTATTAAAAGTAACGTTAAAACGAATTTAAAAACCGCATTATATTATGGATATTAAAGACATTCAAAATTTAATCAGATTTGTGTCTAAAGCTGAAGTTGCTGAAGTTAGCATTAAACAAGAAGACATCGAAATCAAGATTAAAACTTTACATGGAATTTCTAACCAACCAGTAGCACAATCTTACTACGTACCACAACCAGGTCAAGCACCTGTTGCACAAGCTGCAGCTCCAGCACCTGTTGCATCTACTGAATCTGCTACCCCTGCTACTGAAGAAAACAGTAACTACATCACTGTAAAATCTCCTATGATTGGAACATTCTACCGTGCATCAGGTCCAGGTAAAGATCCATTCATTAGTGTTGGTGATACAATTGCTCCTGGAAAAGTTTTATGTATCGTAGAAGCTATGAAATTATTTAACGAAATTGAATCAGAAGTTTCTGGTAAAATCGTTAAAATTTTAGTTGACGATGCTACGCCAGTAGAATACGATCAACCATTATTCTTAGTTGACCCATCTTAATCTATAACATTTAGCTATGTTCAAAAAGATATTAATAGCAAATAGAGGAGAAATTGCAATGCGAGTAATTCGTACTGCAAAAGAAATGGGTATCAAAACTGTTGCTGTTTACTCAAAAGCTGATGAAACTTCTTTACATGTACGTTTCGCTGACGAAGCTGTATGTATTGGTCCTGCTCAAAGTAAAGATTCTTACTTAAAAATGTCGAATATTATCGCAGCTGCTGAAATTACAGATGCTGATGCTATTCACCCAGGATACGGTTTCTTATCAGAAAACGCAACATTCTCTAAAATTTGTCAATCACACGGAATTAAATTCATTGGAGCTTCTCCAGAGCATATCGACCGTATGGGAGATAAAGCAAATGCGAAAGCAACAATGAAAGAAGCTGGAGTTCCTGTAGTACCAGGATCAGAAGGTTTATTAGAAAGCTACGAACAAGCCTTAGAAATTGCAAAGGAAATTAAATTCCCTGTAATGTTAAAAGCTACTGCCGGTGGTGGTGGTAAAGGTATGCGTGCTGTTTGGAAAGAAGAAGATTTATTGCACGCTTGGGAATCTGCTCGTCAAGAAGCTGCTGCAGCTTTCGGAAACGACGGTATGTACATGGAAAAATTAATCGAGGAACCTCGCCATGTCGAAATTCAAGTTGCTGGAGATAAATTCGGAAAAGCTTGTCACTTATCAGAGCGTGATTGTTCAATCCAACGTCGTAATCAAAAATTAGTTGAAGAAACTCCTTCTCCAATTATGACTGACGACTTACGCGAGCGTATGGGTACTGCTGCTGTAAAAGCTGCTGAATATATCGGTTATGAAGGTGTAGGTACAATCGAGTTCTTAGTTGACAAACATGGTGATTTTTACTTTATGGAAATGAATACTCGTATCCAAGTAGAACACCCAATTACTGAGCAAGTAACAGGTTTCGATTTAGTTCGTGAACAAATTATGTTAGCTGCTGGAGAACCTATTTCTGGTAAAAATTACTATCCACAAATGCACTCTATCGAGTGTCGTATCAACGCAGAAGATCCTTACGCAGATTTCCGTCCATCTCCAGGTATGATTACATCAATCAATATTCCTGGTGGAAATGGTGTTCGTGTAGATACTCACGTTTATGCAGGATATGTAATTCCACCTCATTACGATTCTATGATTGCTAAATTAATCACGACTGCACAAACTCGTGAAGAAGCAATTCAGAAAATGAAACGTGCTTTAGGAGAGTTCTATATTGAAGGTATTAAAACTACTATCCCATTCCACTTACAATTGATGGATGATCCAGATTTTATCGCTGGTAATTACACAACTAAGTTTATGGAAGACTTTAATTTAGATCCATCTTACGCAGATATGGATTAAAATCAAATCCTTAAAATATTTCTAGTTCGATAACTTCGGTTATCGAACTTTTTTATTTTAGAATAATCCTTATCACAATATTATAAGTCTTAATTCCATGTATTGTTAAAAATTCTGAATTAATCAGTTGGAATTTAATCATAACACTTTACAATTCGTATAATATTTGTACATTTGCGAACCAAATTTTAGGAAGATGAATATTACTAGAAATACAACAGACAACTTATCTGCAGTAATCTCAATTACTTTAACTAAAGCAGACTACCAAGAAAAAGTAGATAACGTATTAAATCAATACAGAAAAACTGCTTCAATCAAAGGGTTCCGTAAAGGACAAGTTCCTATGAGCTTTGTTAAAAAGCAATATGGAGAAGCTGTAGTTTTTGATACAGTTAACGAATTATTACAAAAATCAGTTACTGAATATATCAACGAAGAAAAATTATCAATCTTAGGTAATCCAATCCCAGTTATTAAAGATGCGATTGATTGGAATGCTGAAGAATTAACTTTTGATTTCGAAATTGGTTTAGCTCCAGAGTTTGACGTTGATTTATCTAAAATCGAAGTTGAATCTTTTAAAGTAGCTGTTGCTGACGAAGAAGTTCAAAAATATGTTGATAACTTCTCTCAACGTTTCGGATCATTAAAATCTTTAGAAGCTGCTGAAGAAGGTGCTATCTTAAAAGTAGATCAAGCTGTAAACGGTGAAGAAGCTAAAGCATCATTTATCCGTATCGAAGATTTAAAAGACGCATCTGCATTCATCGGTAAAAAAGTTGGTGATGTAGTTGAAGTTAATTCTAAAGATATCTACGATACTGCAGAAGAAGCTACACAAAATTTAGGAACTGAAGTTTCTGAAGAAGGTGTTAATGTAACTATTACAATTAAAGAAATTAATACAGTTGCTAAAGCTGAAGTAAACCAAGAGTTATTTGACAAAGTTTACGGTGAAGGTGCAGTTGATTCTGAAGAAGCTTTCCGTAACAAAATCAAAGAAGAGTCTGAAAATATGTACAACAAAGAAGCTGATAAACAAATTATCAACGACGTTGTTACTGCATTATTAGAAAACACTTCTTTCGAATTACCAAAAGAATTCTTAACAAAATGGTTAACTTTCTCTAACGAGCAAATCACTTCTGAAGAGCAAGCTGCTGAAGAATTAGCTAAAATGGAGAAATCTTTACGTTACCAATTAATTGAAGCTAAAATTGCTGAAGTTAATAATGTAGAAGTTAATGCGGAAGAAGTTAAAGAAGCTGCTGTAGTTGCTATTAAAGAGCAGTTAAAAATGTACGGGCAAACTTCTATTCCAGAGGAAAGCATGAACCAAATTATTGCTGGTGCATTGTCTAACCAAGAGGAATACAACCGTTTATCTTATCAAGTGTTTACAGATAAAATGTTAGCAATCTTCAAGGAGAATGTTAAATTAAACGAGAAGGAAGTAACATTTGACGAATTCGTTGAAATTATTACTAAAAAGAACGAAGAATTAGCAGAAGCTTAATTGTATTCTGAAAAAATTCTTTACCTTTCATTAAAATCTAATAATGATGAAAAACGCTGGAGAAGAATTTAAAAAATACGCGTTACTAGATAAAGGAATTAGTAGCTTACACATGGAAAGCTACATCCAAAATACAACGCCATACATTGTTGAGGAGAGAAAATTAAACGTTGCACAAATGGATGTTTTCTCAAGATTAATGATGGATAGAATTATCTTTTTAGGAACTGCTATTGATGATCAAATTGCAAATATCATTCAAGCACAATTATTATTCTTAGAAAGTGTTGATTCTACAAAAGATATCCAAATTTATGTAAACTCTCCAGGAGGAGGTGTTTACGCAGGTTTAGGAATCTACGATACAATGCAATTAATTAAACCAGATGTTGCTACAATTTGTACAGGTATGGCCGCTTCTATGGGAGCAGTTTTATTAAGTGCAGGTGCAGCTGGAAAACGTTCTGCATTAAAACACTCAAGAGTTATGATTCACCAACCATTAGGTGGAGCTCAAGGTCAGGCAACTGATATGGAAATTACTTTAAAAGAAATTTTAAAGTTAAAGAAAGAATTATATGATATACTTTCTCACCATTCAGGTCAAACTTTCGAGCAAATCGAAAAAGATGGTGAACGTGATTACTGGATGACTTCACAAGAAGCAAAAGAATACGGAATGATTGACGAGGTTTTATTACCTAGAGGAAAATAATTCCAATTCACAATAACTTAAAAAAGGCAACTCTGTAATAGAGTTGCCTTTTTCTATTTACCTATGTAGATAAATTAATTGATAAATAATCAAATTTTTACACATCAATTACTTACATTTTATTTTTTTACGTAACTTTGTATATTGTTATAAACAGTATAAAATTGGAAGAAAACAAGTGTTCGTTCTGTGGGAAAAACAGAAACGATGTAAATATTTTAGTTTCAGGAGTAGAGGGTAATATTTGTGATAATTGCATTGAACAAGCTCATGGTATTGTAATAGAAGAAAAAAAATTTAACACAGATAATGAATTAATTCAACCTCTTGCTTTAAAATCTCCTAAAGAGATAAAAGAATTCTTAGACGATTATGTAATCGGTCAAGATCAAGCTAAAAAAATTCTTTCGGTAGCTGTATACAACCATTACAAACGAGTTTTAAACGAGGCTAAATCTAAAAACGAGGTTGAAATAGATAAATCTAATGTAATTCTTGTCGGTGAAACTGGAAGTGGAAAAACATTATTAGCTAAAACAATTGCTAAATTATTAAATGTTCCTTTTGCTATTGTTGATGCTACAGTTTTAACTGAAGCTGGATATGTAGGTGAAGATGTTGAAAGTATTTTAACACGTTTATTACAAGCTGCTGATTACAATGTAGAGTTAGCTGAAAAAGGTATTGTATTTATCGATGAAGTTGATAAAATTGCTCGAAAATCAGACAATCCATCAATTACTAGAGATGTTTCTGGTGAAGGAGTTCAGCAAGCATTGCTTAAAATTTTAGAAGGTACAGTTGTTAATGTTCCACCAAAAGGAGGACGTAAACATCCAGATCAAAAATTTGTTGAAGTTAATACAAAAGATATTTTATTTATAGCTGGTGGTGCATTTTCTGGGATAGAAAAACACATTGCTGATCGTTTAAAGAAACATGTGATTGGATTCAAAAATGAAGACACAAAAGAAGTTGAAAACTTATTAGACGAAGTAAATTCAATGGATTTAAAAAACTTTGGAATTATTCCTGAGTTAATAGGTCGATTACCAATCATAACTTTCTTAAAACCATTAGATAAAGAAGCTATGAAAGCCATTTTAACTGAGCCTAAAAATGCTTTGTTAAAACAGTATCAAAAATTATTTGAGCTAGACGGTAAAGAACTAATTATTACAGAAGAAACAATAGATAAAATTGTTGATAAAGCTAATGAATTAGGACTAGGTGCACGCGGATTAAGATCAGTTACAGAAGAACTTTTTACAGATCTGATGTATAATATTGATGAACTTCCAAAAAAAGTTTCAGTTTAATCAACTGAAATTGTTTATTTTAAAAATAACTTTCTATATTTGCAACATCCTAAATGAATGCAAAAACCTCTTAAACTATTATTAATTATGAAAAAGAATTTACTTACTTTATCTTTAATAGCATCAGTTTTTACTTATGCTCAAGATACTTATATAGGCAGTAATGCTGTGGTGAAAGTTCAGCCTAACACTTTGTTCTATAACGGTGGAAATGTTACGTTAAGTCCAGCTTCTAATGAAGTTGTTAAAAATGAAGGAAATATTTTAGTAAAAGGTGATTTTAAAAATAATTCATCTAACACTACAAAAGGTAAAGAATTTATTAATGTTTGGACTAATCCTAATAGTTATGGTCAGCTAATAATTGCTGATACTAAAACATCAACAGGTTTAGTAGCTTTAGAAAGAAGTTTACCTAATGTTACTTCTATTGATGAGTATATTATTGCATTACCATTTACAGGTAAAGCTGAAGATGTATATAAAACTTTAACAAATTTAAACTTATCAAATAATATTGTTAATCCAACATTTAGTGGTTGGTGTGCTGAAAATTCTGCATGTCCTGATCGCTATACTCAATCATTAATGGTATGGGATAATAGTGAAACTGAATATGATAATGTTAAAAGAGACTCTGAAATCTCTCCTATTAAAAGATATTTATTAAACTCTAGAAGCGGTTCAGATTTTAGAAATGTAGTAAACACTATTAAAACAAATCTACCTCAAACTGCAACTCAAAAACTTTCATTTAGTGGAGTACCATCTAATGAAGATATTAGTATTGAATTATATTCTGGATTAAAAGGAAACTCTCAAGCATATGAGAATGAAACTTTTTCACAATGGAAAAACCGAATTAATAATCATTTAGAAACTTATGATTCTTACTTAAGTAATCAACAAAACTCAATGGATAACAGCCGTTCATTTGGTAAAAATATTCATCGCTTGGCTAATCCATTTACATCTAATTTAGATTTAAGTGATATTTCTAGAACTAATTCATGGATTTATTTTTCAGATGTATCTACTAATACTCCTACTGCTGTTTATGATAATTTAATTCGTTTTAGAATTTTTAAACTTGCAAATGACTTTAGTATTACATGGAATTCTAATAATGGTAATACAAGTACAAGTACAAATACTACATCATTCAGTGCATATTTAAATTCAAATACTGCAGGTACGTATTTTTGGACTGGATCAGCTGAAGCTTTATTAATTAAACCTTATGAAACATTTTTCATAGATTATTACGCAGTTAACAGAAGTGAAAATGGAGGTACGAGAACTATTAAGGCTGATGTAACTTTAGGTGATAAACAAAAGACATTTATCAAAGAATATGCTGGAGCAACTTCTACAAATGAAGTACCTGGAACATATTCAAGAAATAATAATGTTCAAGCATTATTAAATGATGAAGATTTAAAAGCTAGAGGTTTAGTAACTGATTTTGATTTCACACAATTAGAATTATATTTAAGTGAAAACTCTTCTATTAAAGGTAATGCTGCTTATTTATTAAACGCAAATTTCATGACTACTGGAAATGAAACTGCAACGAAATTAGCTGATAATAATATTTTCTTTTATGAAGAAACTGAAAATGGTGAGGTTATTTTAGATGCAGAAACTATTTCAAATTCATTTAATTCTGAAGATTACATTGGTAAACCAATCAGATTAGGTTTTAAAAATTTAAACATTGGAAGTGAATATCAATTAAATGTTAATTTATATGAATATTCGATTTTAAATAAAGTACAAAATTTAAATTTAGGTCGTTATTATTTATTAGATAAATTAAACAATACTGTAAAAGAAGTTGATGCTTTAACGCAGATTAATTTTACAGCTGATGATAATATCAATAATAGATTTGAATTCTATTGGAATGAATCTCCAAGAACTTTATCTACAAATGATTTATCAAAAAGTGCTACTTATATTTATAAGAATAACTCGAATCAATTAATTAGATTCGAAGATAATAATACAACTGCTAAAGTTGAAATTTTTGATGTAACAGGTAGACTTATAAATGTTAAAAATAATGTTAATACGAATATTGATCATAAATTAAATTTATCAAATGTTCCTAACATTTATGTAGTTGTTATTACTTATGAAAATGGTAAGGTAGTAACTAAAAAAACAATTAATAAATAATCCTAACGTATGAAACCTATATTAAAATTATTAACACTATCTACATTTTTGTTTTTTAGTAGTCCTATAATATATGCACAAGATTGTGGAAATTTTGATCCTGATTGTCAAGATGGACCATTTCCACCAACTCCAGGTGAAGGTTCAGGAGCACAAAAAGTGCCTTTAGATGACTATACTGGTATATTACTTGCAGCAGGTGTTTTAGCTGCCGGAATTATATATTATAATAAAGAAAAACAAATTATAAAAAAATAATAGTATTTTTAAAACCTCAATCATTTGATTGAGGTTTTTTTAATTTATTAAACTATGAAAAAATACTTTATATTACCATTGGCTTTTATTGGTGTGAATACATTTGCTCAATTCAACATTAATGGCCAAATTGGAAATTACGCTAATAAACCGATTTTGGTAAAGATCTTTGAAAATGGATCACCTAAAACAATTAACACTGTTAAAACTGATAATAACGGTAATTTCACTACTAAAGTTCCTGTGAGATACAATGGAATTGTAAAATTAGAAACTCCATCTGGTGGTGCTATTTCAATTTTATCTGATAATGAAAATATCAAATTCACAACAGTATATGGTGAACAAATCCAAACTGGCTTAAAAGTATCTGAAGGTAAAGCACAAAGTGAATATATTAAATTACAGCAGTTAGTTCCCTTAAACGAACTTAATGCGAGTATTTTCCCACATATTAAAAATATTTATAGCCCATCTGACGAATTTTATAAAGCATTAGAAAAAGAAGAAAAAAGAATTAATGATTTAAATAAAAATCAATCTATTTCTTCTCCATTGGTTAACTATATTTCGGGATTAGAAGCTTTAGTAAAAGAATCAAAAACTAGTTTAAGCGAAAGTTCTGCTAATAAAATTTTAAGCCATATTGAAAAAGATGATGATCGCTTAGAAAACTCAAGTTATTTACCTGAATTAGCTTTTGCTTACATTAACTATCAGTTTACAAAATCGCCTAACGATACGCCTGAAAACAATTTACAAAAGGCTACAGAAGTATTATTAGATAAAGGAAATATTGAAACTGAAAGAGGTCAAAATATTTTATCAACTATTTTTACTTTAGTACCTGAAGCTAATTTCCCTAACTTTTACAAAAATTACAAATCAAAGGTTAACAGTTTAACATGTAAAGTTACTGATGATTTAAAGAAGAAAGTTAATCGATCTAGTGCTTTAAAAATTGGTGACAAAGCTCCAGATATTAAATTTGAAAATTCTGTTAAAGGAAAGAAAAGTTTATATGATATAAAAGCTTCAGAAAAATTAGTTGTTTTCTGGGCTTCTTGGTGTCCTGCTTGTAACAAAGAGTTGCCTTATATCAAAGAGTATTATACCGAATTTAAGAAGAAAGGTGGTGAAATTATAGCTATCTCTTTAGATTTTGATCAAAATGAATTTGAGAAAGCAACTAAAGACTTAGAATGGTTTAATTATACTGATCTTTTACGTTGGGATTCACCAATTGCTGAATTATATAACGTAGACTCTACTCCAACTATTTTCTTATTAGATAAAGACAATAAGATTGTTCAGAAAGTAGGTCATATTACAGATTTACAAACATTAAAATAAAAAAAAAGGCTTCAAATGAAGCCGTTTTTTTATTCTACTATAATAATTTGATTTTCTTTTGCTTTAAAAAGGTAATTTCTAATTATTGCCTTAATATCAGGAAGTTCTTCCGCAGTTGTCATTATTTTTTTGATGCGTTCAATAGATTTTATTTGATGATGGTATTCATAGTAACCATAACCAACAAATACATTGTTCTCTATAAAAATAAAAGACTTTTCAATACCTTCTCTCCCCTTACTTACAATTAGGAAATTATCAGACGGATATTTTGTTTTATCTACAATTTCCTTCACACGTTTATTGTAGTCAACTTTATTCTCTTCTCCAACACAAGCTCCTTCACAAGTTCCAACAGTATAACCAAAACAAGAATCAGAATTTTTAATTCCTTTATTTATTTTCTGACAGATGCTGTAATCATTTAGAATCTTTTCTAAGTTATGCTCCGCTTCCTCTTTTGTTTTAAAAGATAAAAATGGTTCACTTCTTCTACCCTTTCCTGGTTCGAACCTTGAAAAAGTACTTTTATTTTCTCTGTAATAAATTCCAAATTGATACAAAGTCTTATTAGAAATATCAAAATTTAAATAAGGTTTTATCTTTAAAATTTCATTAATTTCTTTGATTGAAGCTAATAAATTACTACCTGTTAATTCAAATTTAATATTCTTAGTATAACGTTTAATACGATTATTACGCAAGGATTTTGAAGTAAAAATATGATTAACTGCTTGCGCAATATTTATGCTTTTACCTATATAAATGATCTGCTTTTTCGAATTATATAGATAAAATAATCCAGGTTTATTTGGCAAATCCTGAATCAATTTTTCATATTTATTATTTACTTTTTTAGGGAATTTAATTCCAGTCTTTTTAGTAATAATTTTCTCATCATCTTTATCTAAAAGCATCTTAAATAAAGAGATTGTAGCTCTTGCATCACCAGAAGCTCTATGTCTATCAGTCACTATAATCCCCAAAGAATCGCATAGTTTACCTAAAGAATAGGATGGCATTCCTGGAATTAACGTTTCTGCATATTCAAAAGTATCAATCCACTCTCTTTCGTATTGATAGCCTAAACGATTAAACTCTTGATTCAACATTCTATAATCAAAAGTTACATTATGACCTACTAAAATACAGCCGTCTGTAATTTCTACAATTCGTTTAGCTACTTCATGAAATTTCGGAGCAGTTTTAACCATTTTTTCCGTTATGCTTGTTAATTTCTGTACAAACGGATCTATTCTTCTTTCCGGATTAATTAATGAAATAAATTGGTCGATGATTTCTTCACCATCAAATTTGTAAATCGCAATTTCTATAATCGACTCTTCACCAACTTTTCCACCTGTCGCTTCTATATCTAAAATTGCGTACACTTCTTAATTATTTTTTTCCTTTTAATGCATTCATCAAAAGTTTCATACCCCAATCTATTAACTTACGTGTTGCTGTTCGGCTTACATCTCGAACCATTTTATTATCAGTCCAATCTGTATCTTTTGCTGTCGTTTGTTTTGTAGATGAAGATGTTTTTGATGTTTTTTGAGTTGGCATAGCTTGTGCCTGATCTTCTAACTGCTTTTTCAACATTTCATTTGC containing:
- a CDS encoding T9SS type A sorting domain-containing protein → MKKNLLTLSLIASVFTYAQDTYIGSNAVVKVQPNTLFYNGGNVTLSPASNEVVKNEGNILVKGDFKNNSSNTTKGKEFINVWTNPNSYGQLIIADTKTSTGLVALERSLPNVTSIDEYIIALPFTGKAEDVYKTLTNLNLSNNIVNPTFSGWCAENSACPDRYTQSLMVWDNSETEYDNVKRDSEISPIKRYLLNSRSGSDFRNVVNTIKTNLPQTATQKLSFSGVPSNEDISIELYSGLKGNSQAYENETFSQWKNRINNHLETYDSYLSNQQNSMDNSRSFGKNIHRLANPFTSNLDLSDISRTNSWIYFSDVSTNTPTAVYDNLIRFRIFKLANDFSITWNSNNGNTSTSTNTTSFSAYLNSNTAGTYFWTGSAEALLIKPYETFFIDYYAVNRSENGGTRTIKADVTLGDKQKTFIKEYAGATSTNEVPGTYSRNNNVQALLNDEDLKARGLVTDFDFTQLELYLSENSSIKGNAAYLLNANFMTTGNETATKLADNNIFFYEETENGEVILDAETISNSFNSEDYIGKPIRLGFKNLNIGSEYQLNVNLYEYSILNKVQNLNLGRYYLLDKLNNTVKEVDALTQINFTADDNINNRFEFYWNESPRTLSTNDLSKSATYIYKNNSNQLIRFEDNNTTAKVEIFDVTGRLINVKNNVNTNIDHKLNLSNVPNIYVVVITYENGKVVTKKTINK
- a CDS encoding redoxin domain-containing protein — encoded protein: MKKYFILPLAFIGVNTFAQFNINGQIGNYANKPILVKIFENGSPKTINTVKTDNNGNFTTKVPVRYNGIVKLETPSGGAISILSDNENIKFTTVYGEQIQTGLKVSEGKAQSEYIKLQQLVPLNELNASIFPHIKNIYSPSDEFYKALEKEEKRINDLNKNQSISSPLVNYISGLEALVKESKTSLSESSANKILSHIEKDDDRLENSSYLPELAFAYINYQFTKSPNDTPENNLQKATEVLLDKGNIETERGQNILSTIFTLVPEANFPNFYKNYKSKVNSLTCKVTDDLKKKVNRSSALKIGDKAPDIKFENSVKGKKSLYDIKASEKLVVFWASWCPACNKELPYIKEYYTEFKKKGGEIIAISLDFDQNEFEKATKDLEWFNYTDLLRWDSPIAELYNVDSTPTIFLLDKDNKIVQKVGHITDLQTLK
- a CDS encoding exonuclease domain-containing protein; amino-acid sequence: MYAILDIEATGGKVGEESIIEIAIYKFDGEEIIDQFISLINPERRIDPFVQKLTSITEKMVKTAPKFHEVAKRIVEITDGCILVGHNVTFDYRMLNQEFNRLGYQYEREWIDTFEYAETLIPGMPSYSLGKLCDSLGIIVTDRHRASGDARATISLFKMLLDKDDEKIITKKTGIKFPKKVNNKYEKLIQDLPNKPGLFYLYNSKKQIIYIGKSINIAQAVNHIFTSKSLRNNRIKRYTKNIKFELTGSNLLASIKEINEILKIKPYLNFDISNKTLYQFGIYYRENKSTFSRFEPGKGRRSEPFLSFKTKEEAEHNLEKILNDYSICQKINKGIKNSDSCFGYTVGTCEGACVGEENKVDYNKRVKEIVDKTKYPSDNFLIVSKGREGIEKSFIFIENNVFVGYGYYEYHHQIKSIERIKKIMTTAEELPDIKAIIRNYLFKAKENQIIIVE